The Gilliamella apicola genome window below encodes:
- a CDS encoding PTS galactitol transporter subunit IIC, whose translation MADKLLEVVQYILGFGPTVMLPVVIFIMALCLGVKIGRAIRSSLTIGMGFVGIFVIFDLLGTSLGSATSDLVEHAGIHLPVIDLGWPPLAAIAWASPIAPFVIPMTIIINIVMLTLNWTKTVDIDLWNFWHFTFVGALVYSSTGSFIYGLIIAGITAVITFILADWCAPMIQKYFELPGISLPTLSSVIFFPIGVLGNLILDKIPGLQKLHADPETIQKRFGIFGEPMMIGFVIGGAIGIAAGYDVKGILNLAINLGAVMLIMPRMVKLLMEGLLPLSDAVKQFLNKKFPNRKNLYIGLDIAVAVGHPSVLSTALLLIPVGLILSIILPGNRLLPLGDLTNIWVPISMVVLACRGNIVRSFIIGIPCLIANLYVASSVAPIITNIAKSINFPVKTDGEFSSLLDGGNPYRFWAVKVFEGNYIALALIPIIFVTCFILYRHTKKSWDIA comes from the coding sequence ATGGCCGACAAACTACTGGAAGTTGTTCAATACATATTAGGCTTTGGTCCGACCGTCATGTTGCCTGTTGTAATCTTTATTATGGCACTTTGTTTAGGTGTAAAGATAGGTCGGGCAATTCGTTCATCATTAACCATTGGTATGGGTTTTGTTGGTATTTTTGTTATCTTCGACCTATTGGGTACGAGCCTAGGTAGTGCGACTTCTGACTTAGTTGAACATGCAGGGATTCATTTACCAGTAATCGATTTGGGGTGGCCTCCATTGGCAGCAATTGCTTGGGCATCTCCGATTGCGCCTTTTGTAATACCAATGACCATTATTATTAATATTGTAATGTTAACCCTAAATTGGACTAAAACAGTTGATATTGATTTATGGAATTTTTGGCATTTTACCTTTGTTGGTGCATTAGTTTACAGCAGTACGGGTAGTTTTATATATGGGTTAATTATAGCAGGCATAACTGCAGTAATAACCTTTATTCTAGCTGATTGGTGTGCCCCTATGATTCAAAAATATTTTGAATTACCGGGTATATCATTACCGACACTTTCTTCTGTCATTTTCTTCCCTATCGGTGTATTAGGCAATCTAATATTAGATAAAATACCTGGGTTGCAAAAATTACATGCTGATCCCGAAACTATTCAAAAAAGATTTGGTATATTTGGCGAACCGATGATGATTGGATTTGTGATAGGAGGGGCAATAGGAATTGCTGCAGGTTATGATGTTAAAGGTATTTTAAATTTAGCTATCAATCTTGGTGCTGTAATGTTAATTATGCCAAGAATGGTTAAATTATTAATGGAAGGATTATTGCCACTGTCTGACGCAGTAAAACAATTTTTGAATAAAAAATTTCCTAACAGAAAAAACTTATACATCGGCTTGGATATTGCTGTTGCTGTTGGTCATCCGTCCGTACTTTCCACTGCATTATTATTAATTCCAGTCGGCTTGATTTTATCAATTATTTTACCTGGCAACCGACTATTACCATTAGGTGATTTAACAAATATTTGGGTGCCTATATCAATGGTGGTATTAGCTTGTCGTGGTAATATCGTCAGATCATTTATCATCGGTATACCTTGCTTAATTGCTAATCTTTATGTTGCTTCATCTGTAGCACCAATTATTACCAATATTGCAAAAAGTATTAATTTTCCAGTAAAAACCGACGGTGAATTTTCAAGTCTATTAGATGGCGGTAATCCTTATCGTTTTTGGGCAGTCAAAGTATTTGAAGGTAATTATATTGCTTTAGCTTTAATTCCAATAATATTCGTGACTTGTTTCATATTGTATCGCCATACAAAGAAATCCTGGGATATAGCCTAA
- a CDS encoding PTS sugar transporter subunit IIB, translating into MKKRIIFACTSGIATSTIATEKVKNYCAEHGIEVENIQSDVATVQSQDGMADLIIVTSKVSYKLEKTPIINGVPLITTIGEEDVLAEIVRILKGD; encoded by the coding sequence ATGAAAAAAAGAATTATTTTTGCCTGTACTAGCGGTATTGCTACTTCAACTATTGCAACGGAAAAAGTCAAAAATTATTGTGCTGAACACGGAATTGAAGTCGAAAACATTCAGTCAGATGTGGCAACGGTTCAATCTCAAGATGGTATGGCTGACTTAATTATTGTGACTTCTAAAGTATCCTATAAGTTAGAAAAAACACCAATTATCAATGGAGTACCTTTAATCACTACAATAGGTGAAGAAGATGTCCTAGCCGAAATCGTTAGGATTTTGAAAGGGGATTGA
- a CDS encoding zinc-dependent dehydrogenase, whose amino-acid sequence MKASVCYKQNDLRTEDLPIPEISDNEVLIKMLACGLCGTDIQKIRGDTVNKPTVLGHEVVGEIVKKGKNVSKFEIGDRVITAIHVPCFTCHYCNKGHYTICEQFRTNNIDPGGFAEFIRIPELHLNHLTHKVSNNVTDEEATLIEPIACCLHGLKQADIRPNDSVLIMGAGTIGILHAQLAKIKGANKVIVSDMSKFKLQKALNVGCDYAINIKEKNIIDEVNKITDGQGVDVIVIAAGVSSLVADAVNMVRRAGKIIVFSGFDKNKLVTLDVSRFFKDEISIIGTYSVTPYEFPEALDLLEKRKLNTKEMITHVYPLNKLSEAIDISTNPEQPVLKVIIKAEV is encoded by the coding sequence ATGAAAGCGTCAGTGTGTTATAAGCAAAATGATTTAAGAACAGAAGATCTCCCTATTCCTGAAATTTCCGATAATGAAGTATTAATAAAAATGCTTGCATGTGGTTTATGTGGTACTGATATTCAAAAAATTCGTGGTGATACAGTCAATAAACCTACAGTTTTAGGACATGAAGTTGTCGGTGAAATTGTCAAAAAAGGTAAAAATGTTAGCAAGTTTGAGATAGGGGATAGAGTAATCACTGCTATACATGTCCCTTGTTTTACTTGTCACTATTGTAATAAAGGACACTATACGATTTGTGAACAATTTAGAACTAATAATATTGATCCGGGTGGGTTTGCTGAGTTTATTCGTATTCCTGAATTACATTTGAATCATTTAACTCATAAAGTTTCAAATAATGTAACCGATGAAGAAGCTACATTAATCGAACCTATTGCCTGTTGTTTACATGGATTAAAACAAGCAGATATCAGGCCAAATGATAGTGTTTTAATCATGGGAGCAGGAACAATTGGGATATTACATGCTCAATTAGCCAAGATTAAAGGCGCCAATAAAGTAATTGTCAGTGATATGTCCAAATTCAAATTACAAAAAGCACTAAACGTTGGTTGTGATTATGCAATAAATATTAAGGAAAAAAATATTATAGATGAGGTGAATAAAATCACTGATGGTCAAGGTGTCGATGTAATAGTTATTGCCGCTGGTGTTTCCTCTTTAGTTGCAGATGCCGTTAATATGGTGAGAAGAGCTGGTAAAATAATCGTATTTTCAGGATTTGATAAAAATAAATTAGTCACACTTGATGTCAGTCGTTTTTTCAAAGATGAGATATCCATTATTGGAACCTATTCCGTTACACCGTATGAGTTTCCTGAGGCGTTAGATCTACTTGAAAAAAGGAAACTCAACACAAAAGAGATGATAACCCATGTTTATCCATTAAATAAATTAAGCGAAGCTATTGATATATCAACGAACCCAGAACAGCCAGTATTAAAAGTTATTATTAAAGCTGAAGTTTAG
- a CDS encoding FGGY-family carbohydrate kinase: MYSIGVDIGTTNCKLCVFELPSLKLVNSFSFVTPKVITKYGSDFDITSLYNQLEKGIIGIIESLSDPEQVKNIAIASVGESGVLIDEKGDVVGPAITWYDTRTKNNLSDINTEFSDDELYTITGIPIHSNYSLTKILWIKENCDINLNKVKWLCIAEYIAYKLTDVKKAEPSLASRTLVYDLKNHCWSEKISSIFKINNLFSDFVQSGKNIEKLKSSIASKLNCSQPIYVSIGGHDHMCGSIAARLKSGEILNSTGTTEGLLLLLKQANFDKSFLDSNLSNGQYVIDDLYTLYASLPSAGYSIEWFKRTYCVSNEDFDLLIESLFNKLSDINYIKQKLNIFIPHLRGSGPPKRNIESKGLWYGFAENSSLQDTLLAIFQGLCFELKNILITIEKLTSTHHPIIKVIGAAAKNPVWLQLKADILGREIVSCNIKEAVCKGAVMLAGYQNHYLDKDIDNQFEDQIVRYMPNQQITQYYNQVFNNYYQPFYDLKTQLEFYRKKDN; this comes from the coding sequence ATGTATTCAATTGGCGTTGATATTGGGACGACAAATTGTAAATTATGTGTTTTTGAATTGCCATCTTTAAAACTAGTAAATAGCTTTTCTTTTGTTACACCAAAAGTAATCACAAAATATGGTTCTGACTTTGATATTACATCATTATACAATCAATTAGAAAAAGGGATTATTGGGATAATAGAATCGCTTTCAGATCCTGAACAGGTTAAAAATATTGCTATTGCTAGTGTGGGTGAATCTGGTGTTCTTATCGATGAAAAAGGAGATGTTGTAGGTCCTGCTATCACATGGTATGACACAAGGACAAAAAATAATCTCTCGGATATTAATACAGAATTTAGTGATGACGAACTTTATACCATTACAGGTATTCCTATTCATAGTAATTATAGTTTAACTAAAATTTTATGGATAAAAGAAAACTGTGATATTAATCTCAATAAGGTTAAATGGTTATGCATAGCCGAATATATTGCATATAAATTAACGGATGTTAAAAAAGCTGAACCTTCATTAGCATCAAGAACCTTGGTTTATGATTTAAAAAACCATTGTTGGTCAGAAAAAATTTCGTCAATTTTTAAAATTAATAACTTATTTTCTGATTTTGTTCAATCAGGTAAAAATATTGAAAAATTAAAGTCATCAATAGCAAGTAAACTTAATTGTAGTCAACCTATTTATGTATCAATTGGTGGTCATGATCATATGTGTGGTTCTATAGCCGCTAGACTTAAATCAGGAGAAATACTTAATTCGACGGGCACTACTGAAGGATTGTTGCTTTTACTTAAACAAGCTAATTTTGATAAAAGTTTTTTAGACAGTAATTTATCAAACGGTCAATATGTAATTGATGATTTATATACTCTTTATGCATCTCTTCCTTCGGCTGGATATAGTATTGAATGGTTTAAACGGACTTATTGTGTAAGTAATGAAGATTTTGATCTACTTATTGAATCACTATTTAATAAACTCTCCGATATTAACTATATAAAGCAGAAGTTAAATATTTTCATTCCACATTTACGTGGTAGTGGCCCTCCGAAACGTAATATTGAATCTAAAGGTTTATGGTATGGTTTTGCTGAAAACAGCTCTTTACAAGACACATTGTTGGCGATTTTTCAGGGATTATGTTTTGAACTAAAAAATATACTTATAACTATTGAGAAACTAACTTCTACTCATCATCCAATAATAAAAGTGATTGGTGCAGCTGCAAAAAATCCAGTTTGGTTGCAGCTAAAGGCCGATATTCTTGGAAGAGAAATCGTATCTTGTAATATCAAAGAAGCTGTGTGTAAAGGGGCTGTTATGTTAGCTGGGTATCAAAATCATTATTTAGATAAAGATATTGATAATCAATTTGAAGATCAAATAGTCAGATATATGCCTAATCAACAAATAACGCAATATTATAACCAAGTATTTAATAACTATTATCAACCATTTTATGATTTAAAAACTCAATTAGAATTTTATCGAAAAAAGGATAACTAA
- a CDS encoding PTS sugar transporter subunit IIA: MELEQLDDNIIFLNKNFSSREDMFKSISHELLDNNYVTEQYLEKVIQRENEHPTGFKLKTLNVAMPHVDCEFVKKDGMFVVTSKEGIIFKNAETDEDLPVNIIFGLLLKQSDTHLTFLMKLASSFSNDMILQKIVESNNKFEIKNILKDILK; this comes from the coding sequence ATGGAATTAGAACAATTGGATGACAATATTATATTTTTAAACAAAAATTTTTCAAGTCGAGAAGATATGTTTAAATCTATAAGTCATGAATTATTAGATAACAATTATGTGACTGAGCAATATTTAGAAAAAGTTATTCAAAGGGAAAACGAACATCCTACTGGATTTAAGTTGAAAACACTAAATGTTGCTATGCCTCATGTAGACTGCGAATTTGTTAAAAAAGATGGCATGTTTGTTGTAACCAGTAAAGAAGGCATTATTTTTAAAAATGCAGAGACTGATGAGGATCTACCCGTCAATATTATATTTGGATTGTTACTTAAACAATCCGATACACATTTAACTTTTTTAATGAAATTAGCATCATCGTTCAGCAATGACATGATTTTGCAAAAGATAGTTGAAAGTAATAACAAATTTGAAATTAAAAATATTTTAAAAGATATTTTGAAATAA